The nucleotide window TCGGGACCCATCGCCTTGAGTTTCTGGCGGGTGCCGTCGGGGATCTTCTCGGTGTGCTTGTAGGCCGGCGGCGCAGGCTCGGCGGGGAACAGGCGCGAAGCGTCGGGCTTCACGCCGGGGAAGCCGTTGACGGTGACGTCGGCGATGTACGACAGCAGCTTGGTCGCCCGGTCCCGACGCTCGGCGAACTCGAACAGGCTGGGGGTCTGGTCGATGAACCGCGTGGTGCAGTGACCTTCCAGGAACGTCTCGTTCGTGACGACGTTGAGCAGGAAGGGGATGTTGGTCTTCACGCCCCGGATGCGGTACTCCTGCAGGGCCCGCTCCATCCGGGTGGCGGCGTCGATGAACCGGCGGCCGTAGGTGGAGACCTTCACCAGCAGCGAGTCGTAAAACGGCGTGACGATGGCGCCGGCGGCCGTGGAGCCGCCGTCGAGCCGCAGGCCGGGGCCGCCGGACGACCGGTAGTTGGTGATCCGGCCGTAGTCCGGGGTGAAGTTGTTGGCCGGGTCCTCGGTCGTGATCCGGCACTGGATGGCGAAGCCCTCGGTATGCACCGAGTTCTGGCCGTCGATGCCGATGGCCGGGTTCGAGAGCGGCTCGCCCTGGGCGACGAGGATCTGGCTCTTGACGATGTCGATCCCGGTGACGATCTCGGTGACGGTGTGCTCGACCTGGAGCCGAGGGTTCACCTCGATGAACGAGAACGTCTTGGCCTGGTCGTCGACGAGGAACTCGACCGTCCCCGCGTTCTGGTAGCCGACCGCCCGGCCGATCTTCAGCGCGGCCTCACAGATGTCCTGGCGGAGCTTCTCGTCGAGGTTGTAGGCCGGGGCGATCTCAATGACCTTCTGGTGCCGCCGCTGGATGGAGCAGTCGCGCTCGAAGAGGTGGACGAGGTTGCCGTACTTGTCGCCGAGAAGCTGGACCTCGATGTGCTTGGCCTTGGAGATGAACTTCTCGATGAAGGCGTCGGCGCAGCCGAAGGCGGCCTGGGCCTCGCGGCGGGCCTGTTCCAGCGAGGGGTCAAGATCCTCGGCCTTCTCAACGACCCGCATCCCGCGGCCGCCGCCCCCCATCGACGCCTTGATGATGACCGGATAACCCATCGCCGCGGCGACCTTCTGGGCGTCCGGGCCGGGGACGACCGGCTGGCTCCCCTTCAGCACGGGGACGCCGGCCGACTCCGCCAGCGCGCGGGCGGCGACCTTGTCCCCCAGGCTGTCGAGGATCTCGGGCGTGGGGCCGATGAAGACGATGCCGGCCGCGGCGCAGGCGCGGGCGAACTCGGCGTTCTCGGAGAGGAAGCCGTAACCGGGGTGGATCGCGTCGACCCCCTTCTCGACGGCCAGTTCCACGATCGCCGGGATGTTCAAATAACTGCGGATGGGCTCGCCCGGAGTGCCGACCTGGTACGCCTCGTCGGCCTTGAGCCGATGCACGGCGAACCGGTCCTCATGCGAGTAAATCGCCACCGTCCGGATGCCCAACTCATGCGCCGAGCGGAAGACGCGGATGGCGATCTCGCCCCGGTTCGCGACCATCAGTTTGCGGAACGACGTCATGCGGCTCTTCCCGACGGCTGGGGGTGGTGCTGGTTGGGGACTCCGCGGCGCGGGGGGAAGGGCGGCGCGGTCGGCGAACGGGGCTTCCGGTGCAAGTCGACCGGCCTGATATTTGGCCGGGTGAGGGTCGTGGGAGATCGGAGGGCATGCCGGATCACGATCCGGGACCATAACGGCCTTCCCCCCTCGCGGGGGAAGGTGCCCCGCAGGGGCGGATGAGGGGGGATCGGTGTTGGATCGAGGGCGGTCGGTTGGATGCGCGTCCGACGGCGGTCGTCCCCCTCATCTGATCGCTTCGCGATCTGTCTTCCCCCGCGAGGGGGGAAGACCGTCCTCAGCGTGGCCCGATCCGAAGCTCCGACGACCCTCGCCCGGCCCTGCGGACCGTCCGGATTCATGGGCCGCAATTATCTCAGATCGGAGGGGCGGAATTCACCCTCATTTTCGCCCCGGACGGGATTCACCAGCGTCCCGATCGGTGCGATCGTCGCGCGGACGACGTCGCCGGGCTTGAGGAAGACCCCGGTGGCGGAGCCGACGCCCGAGGGGGTGCCGGTGGCGATGACGTCGCCGGGCTCCAGCGTGATGAACCGCGAAACGAACTCGACCACGGCGGCGACGGGGAAGACCATCTCGGCCGTGGTGGCGTTCTGCTTGACCTCATCGTTGACGGTCAGTTTGATGGGCAGCGCCTGGGGATCGGCGACGGAATCGGCCGAGAGGATGCACGGACCCATGGGGCAGAACGTGTCATGCCACTTGCCGTGCAGCCAGTCGAAGAACTTGTCGCGCTCGCGGGCCTTGCGGTCGGGATTGGGCCGGAACGAACGGTCGCTGACGTCGTTGACCACCGTGTAGCCGGCCACGTACTTCAGCGCGTCTTGCTCCGAGACGTTCTTGCAGCGCTTGCCGATGACCACGCCCAGTTCGCACTCCCAGTCGATCTGGTCGGGAGAGATCGCCGGGATGACGATCGGGTCGCCGGGGTGGGTGAGCGTCGTGCTCGGCGGCTTGGTGAAGACGTAAGGGAACGTCTCCTGCCGCTCGGTCGACATGTACCCGCGTTCGACCAGGTGCTTGGAGTAATTCCCCGCCAGGAACAGCATCTTGCTGGGCGAGGGGAGGGGCACCAGCAGGTCGACCTCAGCCCGAGGCATGGTCAATTCGTTGAGCGCGATGACGTCCAGGTCCTCGACC belongs to Paludisphaera rhizosphaerae and includes:
- a CDS encoding fumarylacetoacetate hydrolase family protein; its protein translation is MRVCRFRCDDLVLTGFYRDDAVIPLDQAAELYSRETGDEMLLADTEDLLDLLPPNGPSFQQARRLYEWVEDLDVIALNELTMPRAEVDLLVPLPSPSKMLFLAGNYSKHLVERGYMSTERQETFPYVFTKPPSTTLTHPGDPIVIPAISPDQIDWECELGVVIGKRCKNVSEQDALKYVAGYTVVNDVSDRSFRPNPDRKARERDKFFDWLHGKWHDTFCPMGPCILSADSVADPQALPIKLTVNDEVKQNATTAEMVFPVAAVVEFVSRFITLEPGDVIATGTPSGVGSATGVFLKPGDVVRATIAPIGTLVNPVRGENEGEFRPSDLR